TCTTAATAATGAACAATCCCCCACCAGTAACTATTAAAATAATAATTATAATTAAGGCAATTCTCCTATTTCTTTTTCTTTTTACCTCTTGTCTGTAATTGCTACTAAATATACTTGGTTTCGCCATCGGATTTCCTCCCCCAGTATTATTGTTAATTATATTAATTATACTATAAATCGTTATAAATGATACTATCTTTTATGATTATACAATATTTTTTAATAAAAGTTAAAGAAAATCCAGCTACAGCTGGATTTTCTTTAAGCAATTTATTTAGCAAAATACTCATTCATCGCCCTATATTCTACTTTTTTTCCTACTTTCTTAACCTTTATAGCTTTTAAATAGCTTTCAGCGGTATCAATACAAGTGAATAGAGGTATCTTATATTCTGCTGCTCTTCTTCTTATCTTAAATCCTTTTGTTCCAACATTATTCCCTTTAGTTGGAGTATTTATTATTATATTTATCTTTCCTTCAGGCATTGTATCAATAATTTTATCTAATGACATTTCAGTTGCTTCAATACCTTTATTTCTTAGATGATTTAATGTTTCATCGTTAGAATAAACTTTAAATCCTAATTCCATATATTTTTTTACAAGATCTATGCCTTCTTCTTTATCTACGTCTCTTAAAGAAACAAATAAATTTCCTTCTGTGCATATATTTACATTACTTGCAACGAAACCTTTATATAGAGCTACGTCTAATTCTTCATCAACACCTAAAACCTCTCCAGTAGATTTCATTTCAGGTCCTAAATAAGTATCAACGTTAACTAATTTTTCATTAGAGAATACTGGAACTTTCACAGCATGTAATTTAGCTTCTCTATTTAATCCTACACCATATTCCATATTAGCAAGCTTCTTACCAAGCATTATTTGAACAGCTATTTTAACCATTGGAATATTAGTAACCTTTGATAATATTGGTACCGTTCTTGATGCTCTTGGATTAACTTCAATAACTAAAACTTTTTCCCCATCATATACATATTGAATATTTACTAACCCTTTAATATCTAATCCTTTTGCTATCTTCTCTGTATAGTTAATTAAATCTTCAACAATATTTTCTGGAAGACTATATTCTGGATAAACAGTTATTGAATCTCCTGAGTGTATACCTGTTCTTTCAACATGTTGCATTATTCCAGGAATTAATATATTATCTCCATCACAAAGTGCATCAACTTCTATTTCTATTCCTTGAATATACTTATCTATCAATACTGGATGTTCTGTTGATAATGTTACAGCTTCACTCATATATCTTTGAAGTGTAGGTCTATCATAAACAACTTGCATTGCTCTACCACCGATAACATATGATGGTCTTACTACTACCGGATATCCTAATTTATCAACAGCATCGTAAGCTTCTCCTACAGATGTTGCCGCATATCCCTTTGGTGATTCTATTCCTATACCAGCTAAAAATTCATCAAATTTTTCTCTATCTTCAGCAAGATCGATAGCATTAAATCCTGTTCCCAATATATTTATACCTTTAGCATCTAATTTTTCTGCAAGATTTATTGCTGTTTGACCACCAAATTGTACTACAACTCCATATGGTTTTTCTTTATTGATTATATCTAGAACACTATCTATATATAGAGATTCAAAATATAATTTATCTGAAGTATCAAAATCTGTACTTACTGTCTCTGGGTTGTTATTGATAATTATGGATTTATATCCAGCCTCTCTTATTCCCCAAACACCATGAACACAACAATAATCGAATTCAATTCCTTGACCTATTCTTATTGGTCCTGATCCAATAACAATAATCTTTTTATTATCAGAAATTTTATTTTCATCTTCTGAATCATAGCAAGAATAATAGTAAGGTGTAGCTGCTTCAAATTCTCCTGCACAAGTATCAACTATCTTATATACAGGTTTAACATTATCTTCTTCTAAAATTCTTTCAATTTCTTTTTCTGATTTCTCTGTTAATGCAGCAATTTCTTTATTTGTAAAGCCCATTTCTTTTGCTTCTCTTATAGGTTTCTTTACTAAGTTATTATTTTTTAGTGACATTTCCATCTTAATTATCTTTTTAAGACCATTTAAGAACCACTTATCTATCTTTGTAACTTCATGAATTTCGTCTACAGTAGCTCCTTGTCTCATCGCCTGAGCTATAGCAAAAATTCTTTCGTCATCTTGCATTTTTATTTTTTCTATAAGTTCATCTTTTCTCATATAAATAAACTTTTCAAGTCTTATCGCTGTAAGACCACCTTCAAGAGATGTAATTCCCTTTAATAGTGCAGCTTCAAAGCTTCTATCAATACTCATTACTTCTCCTGTAGCTTTCATTTGTGTTCCAAGCTTTCTTTCCGCTGTAACAAACTTGTCAAAAGGCCATTTTGGTATTTTCACTACCACATAATCAAGAGCTGGCTCAAAACAAGCTGATGAATTTTTAGTTACATAGTTTCTAAGCTCATCTAATGAATACCCTATTGCTATCTTAGCAGCTATTTTTGCTATTGGATATCCCGCTGCTTTAGATGCAAGAGCAGATGAACGTGAAACTCTTGGATTAACTTCAATTACAACATATTCTTGACTTTCAGGATTTAATGCATATTGAATATTACATCCACCTTCGATTTTTAAATTTCTTATAATCTTAGTAGCGGCACTTCTAAGCATATGATATTCTTTATCTGTTAATGTTTGAGAAGGTGCTACAACTATAGAATCTCCTGTATGAACTCCTACTGGATCAAAATTTTCCATGTTACATACTATTATACAGTTATCCTTACCATCTCTTATAACTTCATACTCAACTTCTTTCCAACCTGCTACAGATTGTTCTAAAAGTATTTGCCCTATAGGACTCATTTTTAGTCCTCTAGTACATATTTCCTTAAGTTCAGCACTATTGTTAGCTATACCTCCACCAGTTCCTCCTAGTGTATAAGCCGGTCTTATAATAACTGGAAATCCTGTATTTTCAACAAATTCTTCACACTCTTTTAGGTGAGTAGCTATTATACTTGCTGGAATCGGCTCATTAATTTCAAGCATTAGATCCTTGAAAGCTTCTCTATCTTCTGCTTTCTTTATGGCATCTGCATTTGTACCTAAAAGTTTAACACCATACTTATCTAGGATTCCATCATCTCTTAAATTCATAGCTAGGTTTAATGCTGTTTGGCCTCCAAAACCTGCTAATATGCCATCAGGTTTTTCCTTCTTTATAATCTCTTCTATTACATCTTCTTTTAATGGCTCTATATAAACTTTATCTGCAGTGTTTGAATCTGTCATTATTGTAGCGGGATTTGAATTTACTAAAATTGTTTCAATTCCCTCTTCTTTTATTGCTTTACAAGCTTGAGTACCTGAGTAATCAAACTCAGCCGCTTGCCCTATAATTATTGGTCCTGATCCTAAAATTAAAACCTTTTTTAGTTCTTGATTTCTTGGCATAATAATCCTCCCTACCTAACTATTCATTCATAAGTGCTATAAATTTATCGAAAAGATACTCTGAGTCTTCTGGTCCTGGAGCACCTTCTGGATGGAATTGTACTGAGAATAATGGAAGTGTCTCGTGTCTCATTCCTTCTACAGTATTATCATTTAGATTTCTGTGAGTAATTACCATACCCTTACCTTCAAGAGATTCATCCTGTACTGCATAACCATGATTTTGTGAAGTTATATAAGCTCTATCTCTATCTATGTCATATACACCATGGTTACCACCCCTATGACCATACTTTAACTTATATGTCTTTGCTCCTATAGCTAATGCTATTATTTGATGTCCTAAACATATACCAAAGATAGGTTTTTTCCCAATAAGCTCTCTAACTGTCTCTATAGCTTCTGGAACTTCCTCTGGGTCCCCTGGTCCATTTGATAAGAATATTCCGTCTGGATTATCTTTTAATATTTCTTCTGCCGTTGTATTATAAGGATATACTTTTAAGTTACAACCTCTTGCTTTAAGGTTTTCTAATATATTATTTTTTATACCATAATCTAAAACTGCAACAGTTTTTCCTGGTCCATAAATATATTCAATTTCTTTTCTAGATACTGCTTTTACAACTTTAGTATCTACTTCTGTATTCTCTAATATATCTTTAAGCTCTTCATCAGTTAAATTTTCTGAAGTAATAAGTGCTTTCATCGCACCCTTATCTCTTATTTCTCTTGTTATACTTCTTGTATCAATTCCAGAAAGCCCTATTACTCCTTGCTCTTTTAAATATTGGTCTAAATCTTTTTCATTAGTCCAATTTGATGGTTCCATGCAAAGACTTTTTACTACGAATCCTTTTGCAAAGATTCCTCTACTTTCTTGAAATAATGATGAAACCCCGTAGTTTCCTATCAATGGATAGGTCATTGTTATTATTTGTCCCGCATATGAAGGGTCTGTAAGAATTTCCTGATATCCAGTCATGGATGTGTTAAAGACTATTTCTCCTACGAAAGTACCTACTGCTCCAAATGCAGTTCCTTCATATTTTCTTCCGTCTTCTAAATATAATATTCCATTCATTTAATCCACCTCTTAAATCGAATTTTTAGAGTATTTGGAATATTCATACAGCTTATAAAAAGACCTTCTGCCGGCGCAGAAGGTCTATATTGTTTACCGTATTTCCCAAATACCTTCTCAGCCTCTCTGGACTGTACTTAAAGGTAAGCAATTTTTACTATATCTTATCACCTTAGAGCGCTTGTGTCAATCTAATTTTTGTTAATTTTATTTAATATTTCTACTACCTGGCTTTACAAAGCAGACACTAATCTTTATCATAGATCTCAACTTCTATGCACAGTTTATATGAGTTATTTAATTATTCCTCTAATTTCATTTAAATCCTTAATTCCTTGATTTTTCATGTATTTTTCTACACCTTCAATTATATCTAAACCAATATCAGGCTTAAGGAAATTAGCTGTACCTATTTGAACAGCAGTAGCTCCTGCCATTATAAATTCTATAACATCCATCCAATTACTTATTCCACCAAGTCCTACCACTGGTACATCAACAACTTGGCATACTTCATGAACCATTCTAAGTGCTATAGGCTTTATTGCTGGGCCTGAAAGTCCTGCTGTTACATTATTGAATACTGGCTTTCTTTTATATATATCTATAGCCATTGCTTTAAATGTATTTACTAAGGATAATGAGTCAGCTCCTGCTTCTACACACTTTATAGCCATATCTTGAATATTTTCAGCATTTGGTGATAGCTTAACCATTAATGGCTTTGTGCATACCTCTTTAACAGCTTTAACTACTTCATAAGCTACCTCGCATTTAGTACCAAATGCCATGCCTCCATGCTTTACGTTTGGACATGATATATTTAATTCTATCATATCAACATCTGTTTTCGTTAATAACTCTGTTCCTCTTAAATAATCATCAATAGTTCCACCACCAAGATTAGCGATAACTACATTACCGTAACTTTTCATATGTGGTAATTCTTTTTCTATAAAAGCTTCTACCCCTGGGTTTTGAAGTCCTACTGAATTCATCATACCACTTGGTGTTTCCCACATTCTTAATCCGTCATTTCCTTCTTTAGGATTTATAGTTAAACCTTTTGAAGAAATCCCACCTAATTTTCCTACATCATAGAAATTACTAAATTCTTCTCCAAATCCAAAAGTACCTGATGCAGCTATTATAGGATTTTTAAATTCTACTCCATTTATGTTAACATTCATCATACTACACTAGCTCCTCCCCAAGGAATACTGGACCATCTTTACAAGTTCTCTTATTTCCTTCTTTAGTCTTGCAAGTACATACTAAGCATCCACCAACGCCACAAGCCATCTTGTTCTCTAATGACACGTATATTTTTGTATTCTTCTCTTTACAAATAGCCATTACAGCTCTCATCATTACTTCTGGTCCACAGCAAAGGATAACATCATAGTCTTCTGGATTAAATATCTCTGTTACAAAACCTTTATGTCCTTGTGATCCTGATTCTGTAGATACTTTAACTTCATTAACATACTTTTTAATTTCATCTATATAATAAACTTCATCTCTAAATCCAGCAAAGAAATCTACTTTAGATGCACCTTCTATTTTTTTTGATACATATAACATAGGTGCTATACCTATACCACCTGTAACAATTCCTACTTTTTTACCTTTTAACTCTTCTAAGTTAAATCCATTTCCAAGAGGTCCTGTTAGTTGTATTCTTTCTTTTGGTCTCATGTAAGAAAACTCTTCTGTTCCTTTTCCTGCTACATGATAAAGAAATGTTATACCTTCTTCTGTAACATCATTAATTGATATAGCTCTCGGTAATAACACTGAAGAGTTATCTTTCTTTAACATATAAAATTGTCCTGCTTTGCAGTTAAAGTCCCCCTTAACCACCATCTTAAATATTCCTTCAGCTACTTTACTATTTTCTAATATTTCATAATAACCCGTATCCATTATTTACACCACCCTAGAATATCATCTCTCATTGAAATTGATTCTGCTCTTGCAGCTTCTGCATATGACATTCCTTTATATTTATCTTTTTTATATGCTAGTAAAATTCCTCTTGATGAATTTACTACACCACCATTTCCATTCTTTAAGTATAATGCAACTTCTTTAGCAGTTCCACCTTGCGCTCCATATCCTGGTATTAAAAAGAAGGTGTTTCCTAATGCTTCTCTCATTTTTACAGCTTCATCAACATGAGTACATCCCATAACTGCTCCTATTGAAGAATATCCACAAGTTCCTGTTACCTTCTTACCTAACTCTTGAACCATTTCTCCCACTTCTTCATATACCTTTTCGCCTTTTACTGTTTCTATATACTCAACATCTTTAGCCCCTGGGTTTGATGTTCTCACTAATGTAAATATACCTTTATCATACTTTTCTAGATATTCCATAAATGGTTCTATTGTATCCATTCCCATATATGGATTTAATGTGATAAAATCCGCTTCAAAATCCCCTGTGAAGTGTGCTTTAGCATACATTTCTGCAGTTTTAGCTATATCTCCTCTTTTTATGTCCGCTATGATTATTGCATCTTTTTCTCTTAAGTATTCTAAAGTCTCCTTATAAGCTAACAGGCCTTCTATTCCTAATGCTTCATAATAAGCTATTTGAACCTTATATGTTGACACTACATCTAATGTCGCATCAATTATTCCTTTATTAAACTTAACAATGGCTTCCCTATTACTTGAAGATTCTTTTATAATTTCTTCTGGTATATAGCTTAAATCTGTATCTAACCCTAAACATACATGTCCTAGCTTTTCAACTCTCTTATATAATTTATCAATTATCATACTAAACACCTCACTAGTCTATTTTTTATATACTATCTTTCCGCCTTTTACTGTCATTAATACTTCACCAAAATATTTGCTTCCATTAAGAGGCGTATTTTTACCTTTTGATTCAAATTTTGAACTATCTATAATAATTTCTGTATCCTCATCAACAAGAACTAAATCTCCTTCAATGCCTGGTTTTATAGCTCCTTTATTGATTTTCATAAGCTCTGCAGGTCTCTTTGACATAAGATTTGAAAGCTCACTAAGAGTTATGTGCCCTTCTTTTACTAAAGCGCTATAACACATTGAAAAAGCTACTTCTATACATGAAATCCCTGGTGCACCATTAGCCTTATCTTCTGCTGTATGAGGTGCATGGTCTGTTCCTATTCCATCTACATATCCCATTTTAATAGCTTCAATGACCATCATTCTATCTTCCTCACTTCTAAGTGGAGGATTTACTCTATATTTTATTTCATCATTTAAAGCTATATGATGAGGTGTAACTTCACAAGTAATATTTTCATACCCCTCATCTTTTGCATTCATTATATAATCTAATGCTTCCTTTGTAGATACATGACTTAAATGCAAATGTGCTCCAGTATATTTAGCAAGTTCTATATCTCTTATAGTCATAAGATTTTCTGCTAAAGTATGACTTATTGGTAATATCTCATCATCCTCAGCATGAGACATAATTCCAACTCCCATTTCCTTTGCCTTTACCATAGCTTCATACATTACTTTATTATTTTGAACCCCTCTACCATCATCAGTTAAGAATTTAACCTTTGAATCTACATTATCTAAGTGGCTTAATGTCTTTCCATCTAAATTTTCTGTAACTGTTATACATTGATTTAAATCACAAAAACCAACTTCTTTTCCCTTATTAACTACATAATCATAAACATCCATACTAGAAGCAGTCGGCTTAGTATTACCCATTAAATTTACAGTAGTATATCCCCCCTTAACCGCAGCTCTACTACCTGTTTCAATATCTTCCTTATGAGTAAGACCAGGATCCCTAAAATGACAATGTAAATCTACAAAAGCAGGCATCAACGTCTTTCCTTCCCCATCTATAACATCACAAGACTTCTCTAAACCTAAACCTACATCACTTATTTTTCCTTCTTTTATATAAACATCCCCATGGAATTCTCCACTATAATCCACTATCTTTACATTCTTAATTAATAAATCCATAAATCCTCCTTCTTCAGTGCACAGTTATTGTAGTTTTTCCCACGGAAAAACCTATTTTAAAGAAATTCCACAGGAATTTCTCCCTTCACTGTGCACTGTTATAGTATTGCCTTATCACAATATCCACATCTATAAAATTCTTCACCCTCAATTTTATAGATTCTCTTGAATGGTTGTGTCTCTGCATTAGTTATACAATTCTTATTGTTGCACTTTACTTCTTTATTAACTATTACTTCCTTATTACTTTTCTCACACTTTGCTCCATTATCTGAAACTAATCCTAATATAAGTGCAATTAATGCCATTCTAGCATATATTCCGTACTCTGCTTGATCAAAATATGCTGCTCTTTTATCCTCATCAACATGATAATCTATTTCATTTACTCTTGGAAGAGGATGCAGTATTATCATATCTTCTTTTGCATTTTCTAACTTATCTACAGTCAATATATAACTATCTTTTAATCTTTCGTATTCTTCTTTATCTGCAAAACGCTCTCTTTGAATTCTAGTCATATAAAGAATATCTAAATCCTCTATATGTTCTTCTAATGATGTTGTTTCTATGTATTCTACATTACCTATTCTATCTAACTCTTCTTTTATATACATTGGAATATCTAGTTCTTTTGGCGATATCATTACAAATGAATTACCTTCATATCTTGCCAACGCTTTTATTAATGAATGTACTGTTCTTCCAAATTTAAGATCACCACAGATGCCTATTCTCAAATTTGTAAGCCTTCCTAGTTTTCTTTTTATTGTAAGTAAATCTGTTAATGTCTGAGTTGGATGTTGATGTCCTCCATCACCAGCATTAATAACTGGATATTTTGAAAATTTTGATGCTAAATATGCAGATCCTTCTTTAGGATGTCTCATTGCTATAATATCCCCATAAGCAGATACTACTTTTATAGTATCCCCAAGGCTTTCTCCCTTTGCCGCTGATGATGAAGCTGCTTCTGAAAATCCTAAAACGCCTCCCCCTAATCTAAGCATGGCACTTTCAAAAGATAATCTCGTTCTAGTACTTGGCTCAAAGAATAACGTCGCTAGAATTTTTCCTTTTGCTATCTCTGAATACTTTTCACGATTCTCCATCATATCTTCCGCTAATTTGAATATCTCTTCATATTCTTCTAGTGAAAGATCTTTTGGGTCAATTAAATCTTTACCTTTTAACATAATGTTCCTCCTTTTGAGACACCTTTTATCAATAAAAGTAATTATTTTA
Above is a genomic segment from Clostridium bornimense containing:
- the pyrF gene encoding orotidine-5'-phosphate decarboxylase codes for the protein MIIDKLYKRVEKLGHVCLGLDTDLSYIPEEIIKESSSNREAIVKFNKGIIDATLDVVSTYKVQIAYYEALGIEGLLAYKETLEYLREKDAIIIADIKRGDIAKTAEMYAKAHFTGDFEADFITLNPYMGMDTIEPFMEYLEKYDKGIFTLVRTSNPGAKDVEYIETVKGEKVYEEVGEMVQELGKKVTGTCGYSSIGAVMGCTHVDEAVKMREALGNTFFLIPGYGAQGGTAKEVALYLKNGNGGVVNSSRGILLAYKKDKYKGMSYAEAARAESISMRDDILGWCK
- the carA gene encoding glutamine-hydrolyzing carbamoyl-phosphate synthase small subunit, giving the protein MNGILYLEDGRKYEGTAFGAVGTFVGEIVFNTSMTGYQEILTDPSYAGQIITMTYPLIGNYGVSSLFQESRGIFAKGFVVKSLCMEPSNWTNEKDLDQYLKEQGVIGLSGIDTRSITREIRDKGAMKALITSENLTDEELKDILENTEVDTKVVKAVSRKEIEYIYGPGKTVAVLDYGIKNNILENLKARGCNLKVYPYNTTAEEILKDNPDGIFLSNGPGDPEEVPEAIETVRELIGKKPIFGICLGHQIIALAIGAKTYKLKYGHRGGNHGVYDIDRDRAYITSQNHGYAVQDESLEGKGMVITHRNLNDNTVEGMRHETLPLFSVQFHPEGAPGPEDSEYLFDKFIALMNE
- a CDS encoding dihydroorotase, with product MDLLIKNVKIVDYSGEFHGDVYIKEGKISDVGLGLEKSCDVIDGEGKTLMPAFVDLHCHFRDPGLTHKEDIETGSRAAVKGGYTTVNLMGNTKPTASSMDVYDYVVNKGKEVGFCDLNQCITVTENLDGKTLSHLDNVDSKVKFLTDDGRGVQNNKVMYEAMVKAKEMGVGIMSHAEDDEILPISHTLAENLMTIRDIELAKYTGAHLHLSHVSTKEALDYIMNAKDEGYENITCEVTPHHIALNDEIKYRVNPPLRSEEDRMMVIEAIKMGYVDGIGTDHAPHTAEDKANGAPGISCIEVAFSMCYSALVKEGHITLSELSNLMSKRPAELMKINKGAIKPGIEGDLVLVDEDTEIIIDSSKFESKGKNTPLNGSKYFGEVLMTVKGGKIVYKK
- the carB gene encoding carbamoyl-phosphate synthase (glutamine-hydrolyzing) large subunit, which produces MPRNQELKKVLILGSGPIIIGQAAEFDYSGTQACKAIKEEGIETILVNSNPATIMTDSNTADKVYIEPLKEDVIEEIIKKEKPDGILAGFGGQTALNLAMNLRDDGILDKYGVKLLGTNADAIKKAEDREAFKDLMLEINEPIPASIIATHLKECEEFVENTGFPVIIRPAYTLGGTGGGIANNSAELKEICTRGLKMSPIGQILLEQSVAGWKEVEYEVIRDGKDNCIIVCNMENFDPVGVHTGDSIVVAPSQTLTDKEYHMLRSAATKIIRNLKIEGGCNIQYALNPESQEYVVIEVNPRVSRSSALASKAAGYPIAKIAAKIAIGYSLDELRNYVTKNSSACFEPALDYVVVKIPKWPFDKFVTAERKLGTQMKATGEVMSIDRSFEAALLKGITSLEGGLTAIRLEKFIYMRKDELIEKIKMQDDERIFAIAQAMRQGATVDEIHEVTKIDKWFLNGLKKIIKMEMSLKNNNLVKKPIREAKEMGFTNKEIAALTEKSEKEIERILEEDNVKPVYKIVDTCAGEFEAATPYYYSCYDSEDENKISDNKKIIVIGSGPIRIGQGIEFDYCCVHGVWGIREAGYKSIIINNNPETVSTDFDTSDKLYFESLYIDSVLDIINKEKPYGVVVQFGGQTAINLAEKLDAKGINILGTGFNAIDLAEDREKFDEFLAGIGIESPKGYAATSVGEAYDAVDKLGYPVVVRPSYVIGGRAMQVVYDRPTLQRYMSEAVTLSTEHPVLIDKYIQGIEIEVDALCDGDNILIPGIMQHVERTGIHSGDSITVYPEYSLPENIVEDLINYTEKIAKGLDIKGLVNIQYVYDGEKVLVIEVNPRASRTVPILSKVTNIPMVKIAVQIMLGKKLANMEYGVGLNREAKLHAVKVPVFSNEKLVNVDTYLGPEMKSTGEVLGVDEELDVALYKGFVASNVNICTEGNLFVSLRDVDKEEGIDLVKKYMELGFKVYSNDETLNHLRNKGIEATEMSLDKIIDTMPEGKINIIINTPTKGNNVGTKGFKIRRRAAEYKIPLFTCIDTAESYLKAIKVKKVGKKVEYRAMNEYFAK
- a CDS encoding dihydroorotate dehydrogenase electron transfer subunit, which codes for MDTGYYEILENSKVAEGIFKMVVKGDFNCKAGQFYMLKKDNSSVLLPRAISINDVTEEGITFLYHVAGKGTEEFSYMRPKERIQLTGPLGNGFNLEELKGKKVGIVTGGIGIAPMLYVSKKIEGASKVDFFAGFRDEVYYIDEIKKYVNEVKVSTESGSQGHKGFVTEIFNPEDYDVILCCGPEVMMRAVMAICKEKNTKIYVSLENKMACGVGGCLVCTCKTKEGNKRTCKDGPVFLGEELV
- a CDS encoding dihydroorotate dehydrogenase; translated protein: MMNVNINGVEFKNPIIAASGTFGFGEEFSNFYDVGKLGGISSKGLTINPKEGNDGLRMWETPSGMMNSVGLQNPGVEAFIEKELPHMKSYGNVVIANLGGGTIDDYLRGTELLTKTDVDMIELNISCPNVKHGGMAFGTKCEVAYEVVKAVKEVCTKPLMVKLSPNAENIQDMAIKCVEAGADSLSLVNTFKAMAIDIYKRKPVFNNVTAGLSGPAIKPIALRMVHEVCQVVDVPVVGLGGISNWMDVIEFIMAGATAVQIGTANFLKPDIGLDIIEGVEKYMKNQGIKDLNEIRGIIK